A section of the Pan paniscus chromosome 11, NHGRI_mPanPan1-v2.0_pri, whole genome shotgun sequence genome encodes:
- the CER1 gene encoding cerberus, with translation MHLLFFQLLVLLPLGKTTRHQDGRQNQSSLSPVLLPRNQRELPTGNHEEAEEKPDLFVAVPHLVGTSPAGEGQRQREKMLSRFGRFWKKPEREVHPSRDSDSEPFPPGTQSLIQPIDGMKMEKSPLREEAKKFWHQFMFRKSPASQGVILPIKSHEVHWETCRTVPFSQTITHEGCEKVVVQNNLCFGKCGSVHFPGAAQHSHTFCSHCLPAKFTTMHLPLNCTELSSVIKVVMLVEECQCKVKTEHEDGHILHAGSQDSFIPGVSA, from the exons ATGCATCTCCTCTTCTTTCAGCTGCTGGTACTCCTGCCTCTAGGAAAGACCACACGGCACCAGGATGGCCGCCAGAATCAGAGTTCTCTTTCCCCCGTACTCCTGCCAAGGAATCAAAGAGAGCTTCCCACAGGCAACCATGAGGAAGCTGAGGAGAAGCCAGATCTGTTTGTCGCAGTGCCACACCTTGTAGGCACCAGCCCTGCAGGGGAAGGCCAGAGGCAAAGAGAGAAGATGCTGTCCAGATTTGGCAGGTTCTGGAAGAAGCCTGAGAGAGAAGTGCATCCATCCAGGGACTCAGATAGTGAGCCCTTCCCACCTGGGACCCAGTCCCTCATCCAGCCGAtagatggaatgaaaatggagaaATCTCCTCTTCGGGAAGAAGCCAAGAAATTCTGGCACCAGTTCATGTTCAGAAAAAGTCCGGCTTCTCAGGGGGTCATCTTGCCCATCAAAAGCCATGAAGTACATTGGGAGACCTGCAGGACAGTGCCCTTCAGCCAG ACGATAACCCACGAAGGCTGTGAAAAAGTAGTTGTTCAGAACAACCTTTGCTTTGGGAAATGCGGGTCTGTTCATTTTCCTGGAGCTGCGCAGCACTCCCATACCTTCTGCTCTCACTGTTTGCCTGCCAAGTTCACCACGATGCACTTGCCACTGAACTGCACTGAACTTTCCTCCGTGATCaaggtggtgatgctggtggagGAGTGCCAGTGCAAGGTGAAGACGGAGCATGAAGATGGACACATCTTACATGCTGGCTCCCAGGATTCCTTTATCCCAGGAGTTTCAGCTTGA